The Persephonella sp. genome segment TGTAAATCTTCTTACCTGAATGTTTTCTCCAAGTTTTGCAATGTATTCTTTAATAAGGTCTTCAACTGTTTTCTTATCATCTTTTATGTATGGCTGCTCAAGAAGACAAACTTCTTTAAGGAATTTTTCAACTTTTCCTTCTGCTATTTTTTCTGCAATATGTTCTGGTTTCCCTTCAGCAAGTGCAGCTTCCCTTGCAATTTCCCCTTCTTTTTCTATAACTTCAGGAGGAACTGTATCTCTGCTTACATATTGGGGTTTCATTGCTGCAATCTGGAGTGCCAGCTCGTTTGCCAGCTCTTTGAAAACTTCGTTTCTTGCAACAAAGTCTGTTTCACAGTTGAGTTCCAGTAAAACACCAACTCTTCCACCTGCATGGATATAAGCGTGGATTATACCTTCTTTGGTTTCTCTACCTGCTTTTTTGGCAGCTTTTGCTATTCCTCTTTTTCTGAGAAGCTCAACAGCTTCTTCAAGGTTTCCACCTGTTTCTTCAAGGGCTTTTTTACATTCTAAAACACCTGCCCCTGTCATTTCTCTTAATGTTTTAACTAATTTTGCATCTACTGCCATTATTTAAGCTCCTCCTTTGCTTCTTCAATTTCTTTAGGGAGTTCTTCTTTAACTTCTTTATCTATAGCTTCTTCTAAAGCTTCTTCTTTTTCAGGAGCATTTGCCCCGTGGACTCCTGATTCAACAACACTTACTTCAGCAACTCCTTCTTCCTGAGCTTTTCTGAGCATTTCTGCTTCTACACTTTCA includes the following:
- the tsf gene encoding translation elongation factor Ts, giving the protein MAVDAKLVKTLREMTGAGVLECKKALEETGGNLEEAVELLRKRGIAKAAKKAGRETKEGIIHAYIHAGGRVGVLLELNCETDFVARNEVFKELANELALQIAAMKPQYVSRDTVPPEVIEKEGEIAREAALAEGKPEHIAEKIAEGKVEKFLKEVCLLEQPYIKDDKKTVEDLIKEYIAKLGENIQVRRFTRYEIGD